Below is a genomic region from Syngnathoides biaculeatus isolate LvHL_M chromosome 5, ASM1980259v1, whole genome shotgun sequence.
AGGCCCCGGCGCtccagaaaacggatggatgtcgCAATCCCCACTTGACACATCCTTACATAAGTCCGATTTCACCCTCACGAAGCATCCTTGTTCCCGGAAACGCTCCGGCTTTTTGATCCCTGAAACGTTCTTAGCACCAAGTCGGGATTTGGAGAAAGCGACCGGAGGCGAGGTTTTATTTCCGCACGTTTTATCGTTTGCGCATAGGCTCCGAGGTTCCACGTTAAGCCCTCGGCTTCTTTATGCAAGGTGACAGTTGGCTCCCGCGCCCTACGCTATCGCGTCGGGCCCATACGGCACCGCTAATGCTCACTTCGACTCCGCTCCTCGGGGACTCGGCTTAAGTGGGATCATTAAGGAGGGTTcggtctgcaaaaaaaaaaaaaaaaatgttatgcacTGCCCgtgtgtccttgtgtgtgtttaattCCAGTGGAAAAACTACCAGTGGACGAGAACGACCCGACCCAAATGTCGTGCGATGTGTCGTTTCCTTTACCCGCCGATGCCAAACTCCTCTGGAGTTGGAAGTTTGCGGAGCAGGTAAATTTGACCTCATTTGAATCATTTCTCGTCAAAATTAATGGGACTGGCCTAAAAATGAAACTCGTCACCTAAAAAAATGGAACTTGTTTTCAGGCGGTTTTCACATTTCAAGCTAATTTtcaccgtcatttccggcctagaagccgcgacttttttcacatgctttcaagcctgcggtttatgcggtgatgcgctgaatgtgtgcatttttttctgacggccgcaaggtggtactcgagcagaaaaggtaagagtgagaccggtggaatatatgtgccgaggacgtcacttttaccagccctgttagtgctgcgctagtgttagtgctgtgctagcgtgttgctgctgtgttactgccgtgatttttacctgtgaatattttttttaaccgaccctgtcagcgccgcgctagcattagcgttagcgccacgctagcattaaattctttctgtgtaccgtccttctttgtaaatatctcatgtttcattgtaggtttcaatgtgggcactcgcggcttttacacggcggcggcgtatgtatgtaccaaatggtatttcctttacaaatgtcgtCGCTTATAACAGCTTATAACCGGGTGTGCTCTGTAACCTGTGACTTACGGTAGTAAAAATGGCAGTGAAGTAAAATTGTCTTGAAACAGGTTATTTAAAGTTGAGTAATGAacgttatttaaaaacaaatcagatTAGTTTTCAATTGAAACAAGACAAATATCTGCAGAAGACACAAAATAttggttacttttttttgtcctgagCTCATAATAGTGCAACCAACACAATCGtttgaaacacacacatgcaaacacactttccaaaaccatgcatgcTAGGTTCAGTGAATCAAAATCTGTGGTTTATTAAAGAGACTTAAAACCATTCCATCAAgcaattatttattataattgtttttggagAGAATTGTCTATTAAGGTTGACCAGGTGAATATTTATTAGATCTTGACAACAGACCAGAAATTTGAGGACAACATTTGGGcatattaaaatgaattatCTTTATTCCTGGGGCATTTTAAAGACAAATTTTTTTGTCTGCCCACTTTTTTGAggccgctaaaaaaaaacagcgggcAACAAATGGCCCTTGGACCATAGTTTGGACATCCCTGCTGTAAAATGTTCCTTTTCGGCCGTGAAGGGATTGCAACCGGGCCACGGTTTACATCGCCGCTCACCAAATTGATCTGGGATGGGTTGCAGCTTATCCACAACagtttttttaagtcaaatttgtggggggaaaaaaaaaaagcaacgatGTCCGATTTCCGAATGTTCCGCTGTTAGGTGGAAACTCGTCAGGTGGAGCTGTTTGAAGAAATGACAATCGGGGAGGACAATCTCTACTCCATCTCATCCACCAAGACGCACCACCAGGGCACCTACCAGTGTGAGATCTACTCGGGGAAGCTGTCCGTTGTCCGAAAGTACTACTATCTCGCAGGTAATCTTGACAAGTGATCACGCACGATCtgttattggggaaaaaaaatacatcttttttttttttttaatggatggcACCTTTCATAAGCGGGCCAATGATGGAAAAAGGTTGTAATGACagtagaactaaaaaaaataaaacaagaatgAACTTAATGCGGCAAACTTTCAGCATTCTTGGTAAGGTTTGCTTTGCTTGGTaaggttttgctttgtttttttttgtttagttttttttttttttttttttacaaattcagtGCCCCGCCATAAAGTGAGGTGGAAAAAGCCTCTctatggaattttaaaaaatgccgtCCTGCATGACTTTAAAACTATCAAAGTTGTGATGGTAGCAGGAGAGTTGGAAATCGGTACGCCCGTTTGTCCATGCTGCTcagtacaaccccccccccccccccccaaaaaaatgacgacAGAATCATTGGGTGAACATGATTTTTATCATAGTATCTTCATTCTATCCAAACAAatcatgtaccgtaatttttcacacgctttcaatcctgccgtttatgtggtgatgcggctaatatgtgcatttttttcaacggCCACAATggggcactggagcggaaaaggtaagagtgagaccggtggaatgtatgtgccgaggaagtgacttttaccggtccggccctgttagcactgcgctagcgtgttactgtcatgtctcagtgatttttaccagtatgtttttttttttttaaccggccctgttagcttgGCGCTAGCGttggcgcacctggttataagcctcggtacacagaaagagtttaacgctagcgccgcgctatgtatgcgtccagacttttctacgctttgaAACTTCCGTGTAAacctcgacgacttactcactagATCCGTgtgcagatccagttgtccaagacaagcaaaagcgggttaacagtcccaatttcttatcggcgaaaacaccGACTTCGGtgttaaatatgggtcctctgtgccaagtgtctctcgttTCTCcgcgtacctttgtttattatcaccttctaaatgtttgatACTATCGGACAAAACACTAGACATCGTGCTAtaaagacgtattttcgtgccgtctccaaccgacttagcagtgaagaatgatttgtttgaccggcgcTTCCGGACAATGACGTGATTTGATGGCATAGGTGCACAGGTTCTATATCTTCACATGAAACCGGTCGGTGGCACGTATATCGCTAGGTCGGCGACCGATGTACTTTAAttttcatctttcatctttGTAAATGAAGACTATGGAACAAatattggagggggggggtgaatttGCACGAGTCCACTGTATTCACAAACACTACTCGGTCAAACTCTGGCGCAACGTTCCCAACGATGTTCACTCTTCTCACTCTCGTGTGTTTGTTTGACTTCCGCAAGTGACCCCCCACGTGGTGGTCGGCCATTCCGAGCTGCAGGAGACATTCGAGCTGTCTCTGCTCCCGGGGGGGAGGTTACGAACCGGGTCTCCtgtcccctcccccctcccgccGCGCGTCCTCATCGGCATCTGTTTTACGTCCCTGCTGCTGCTCCTCATCTTCGCCTTGGGGTAAGATCAGGCCTTTATTTGCATGCTTTTGCAAATGAGCTGCAAGTTATTGTTTGTATATGATGTATGGTATTTGCAGGGTTGTCTTGTCGTG
It encodes:
- the spaca6 gene encoding sperm acrosome associated 6 isoform X2; the protein is MDDCFETLDRLFNFNAKVIEAGRVGLGYKDRLKDVMQAAIRPVMNELGGKTNPDTVYESKLQTAADNFIAAASKVPRATRCVPPCGFQTQDGHYDCEKCIYDSCNFPLDCPVEKLPVDENDPTQMSCDVSFPLPADAKLLWSWKFAEQVETRQVELFEEMTIGEDNLYSISSTKTHHQGTYQCEIYSGKLSVVRKYYYLAVTPHVVVGHSELQETFELSLLPGGRLRTGSPVPSPLPPRVLIGICFTSLLLLLIFALGVVLSWKKRAAERTGRNEES